The following proteins are co-located in the Desulfatitalea tepidiphila genome:
- a CDS encoding efflux RND transporter periplasmic adaptor subunit produces MKPGGPKIVILTFVLLILAALGWWMTGLLQKGGDAGQDDLALRPVPVAVAPIERGTIALKRSFSGELEAMAEFVVAPKVSGRVEKMAVTIADAVARGQVVAELDNDEYVQAVAQAQADLEVALAKQSEAESALEIAAREFKRTESLLNRGIASDSQFDAVRQERSARQAQLKVAEAQVARARASLQTANIRLGYTQVTAGWAGGDDYRVVGERYVDAGQTVAANTPLLLIVELDPIAGIIHVTEKDYAYLTPGQHVALTTDAYPGETFVGKIVRIAPVFSKSTRQARIEMSIDNPSHRLKPGMFISATVELERLADATIVPEQAVTRREDRYGVFIVNEEGTTVAWREVGVGIREGDRVQVTGEGLTGRVVTLGQQMVTDGARISIPKIPQVTQATPANDGSRGDAR; encoded by the coding sequence ATGAAACCGGGTGGTCCCAAAATCGTTATTCTGACGTTCGTCCTGCTGATCCTGGCCGCATTGGGGTGGTGGATGACCGGTTTGCTCCAGAAGGGGGGCGATGCGGGGCAGGACGACCTGGCCCTGCGGCCGGTGCCCGTGGCCGTGGCGCCGATCGAACGCGGCACGATCGCCTTGAAGCGCAGCTTCAGCGGGGAATTGGAGGCCATGGCCGAATTCGTGGTGGCGCCCAAGGTGAGCGGCCGCGTGGAGAAAATGGCGGTGACCATCGCCGATGCAGTGGCCCGGGGACAGGTGGTGGCCGAGTTGGACAACGACGAATACGTGCAGGCCGTGGCCCAGGCCCAGGCCGACCTGGAAGTGGCCCTGGCCAAACAGTCCGAGGCCGAAAGCGCCCTGGAAATTGCGGCACGCGAGTTCAAGCGGACCGAGTCGCTGCTGAATCGCGGGATCGCTTCCGATTCCCAGTTCGACGCCGTCCGGCAGGAGCGATCGGCCCGCCAGGCCCAGCTCAAGGTGGCCGAGGCCCAGGTCGCCAGGGCGAGGGCGTCGCTGCAAACCGCCAATATTCGCCTGGGGTATACCCAGGTCACGGCCGGCTGGGCCGGTGGCGACGACTATCGCGTTGTGGGCGAACGTTACGTGGACGCCGGCCAGACCGTGGCGGCCAACACGCCCCTGCTGTTGATCGTGGAGCTCGATCCTATCGCGGGCATCATTCATGTCACCGAAAAGGATTATGCCTACCTGACGCCTGGTCAGCACGTCGCGCTGACCACGGATGCCTATCCGGGCGAAACCTTCGTGGGCAAGATCGTGCGCATCGCGCCGGTCTTCAGCAAGTCCACCCGCCAGGCGCGGATCGAAATGAGTATCGACAATCCCTCGCATCGCCTCAAGCCGGGCATGTTCATCAGCGCGACGGTCGAACTGGAGCGGTTGGCCGATGCGACTATCGTTCCGGAGCAGGCCGTGACCCGGCGGGAAGACCGCTACGGTGTTTTCATCGTCAACGAAGAGGGCACGACGGTGGCCTGGCGGGAAGTCGGGGTGGGTATCCGCGAAGGCGACCGCGTGCAGGTGACCGGCGAGGGGTTGACCGGCCGGGTTGTCACCCTGGGGCAGCAGATGGTCACGGACGGTGCGCGGATTTCCATCCCGAAAATTCCCCAGGTAACCCAGGCGACGCCCGCCAACGACGGTTCGAGGGGTGACGCCCGATGA
- a CDS encoding efflux RND transporter permease subunit, with amino-acid sequence MNLPDISVRRPILTSMVTLILVILGAVSLSRLQIDMLPNIELPTLTIRTEYEGASPEVIERLVTQNVEEIVATVPGVEEISSTSSEGRSTVRVSFSWGIDIDTAAIDVQGKLEDEINELPDDIIRPQVRKFDIASFPVVLLGVSSSLDPVELTDLIENQIRYRFARIPGVAQVDVWGGFNREVRIELDPDRIKAVGLSMGQVIAAIEDANLDLPAGKIEQGSFEVMLRAPAEFTHIDQIRNTVLVRRDGAFVTLGQIADVKDTYEKLTRLVRVNGGRGLRVAIRKQAEANTVEVAKRVLAEIDEANRAYPQIRIVPVSNQGNFIERSIANVARSVLYGGGLAIAVLLFFLRNIRSTLVISLSIPISVVTTFALIFFGGLTLNLMTLGGLALGVGMMVDSSIVVLENIFRRCSEQGETPVEGAVAGTMEVGPAIVASTITTLVIFLPLVFVRGVTGILFKELAYVIIFALLCSLGLALTLVPMLASRLLTVSGACAIEPAARSNRWIAAADRMTGLLQTTYLGVLRKALDHRLATVLIAAGLFGVSFLLLPFIGSELLPPSDEGEVYVKGKMAIGTRLDLVDQQTRIMEGVVGPAVPETVASVVNVGAYGWRPDAGAEGQINLSLVPQARRKRTNIEIADDLRCRLEGQIPGMEIRVRAPQGQFILQRLLGGDEGLTVEIRGHDLATLDALAAQAAASIVDVPGVTDVQTSLEAGIPQQKIFVNRDKIADLGLSVRDVTELLQTAVAGSKAGEYRTGGDSYRILVQLKDAEKRSLNEILDLTLTTAAGEKVSLRNLVNAEASRGPILIDRKDQQRLVTVRANVAGRDEGSVARDIQALLDSIPRAVGYDLAVAGTFEEQRKAFRELIVSLVLALVLVYMVLACQYESLRDPLVVMFSVPLAAIGVLVTLFLTDTTLNVQSYIGCIMLGGIVVNNAILLVDQAGRLLRDGMAVRDALVEAGRRRLRPILITTLTTILGLMPLALGIGEGADAQAPLARAVVGGLAASTLITLVLIPTVYSLFHRAPATAQRS; translated from the coding sequence ATGAATCTGCCCGATATCAGTGTCCGGCGTCCGATTTTAACCAGCATGGTGACCCTGATCCTTGTCATTCTCGGGGCGGTATCCCTGAGCCGCCTCCAGATCGACATGCTGCCCAACATCGAATTGCCCACCCTGACCATCCGCACCGAATACGAAGGCGCCAGTCCCGAAGTGATCGAGCGTCTGGTGACCCAGAACGTCGAAGAGATCGTGGCCACGGTGCCGGGCGTGGAGGAGATCTCCTCCACGTCATCCGAGGGGCGGAGCACGGTCCGCGTCAGCTTTTCCTGGGGCATCGACATCGACACGGCGGCCATCGACGTCCAGGGCAAGCTCGAGGACGAGATCAACGAACTGCCCGACGATATTATCCGGCCCCAGGTCCGCAAGTTCGACATCGCCAGTTTTCCGGTCGTCCTGCTGGGCGTCTCCAGCTCGCTAGATCCCGTGGAACTGACCGACCTCATCGAAAACCAGATCCGCTACCGCTTCGCGCGTATTCCCGGGGTGGCCCAGGTGGACGTATGGGGCGGCTTCAATCGCGAGGTGCGCATCGAGCTGGATCCTGATCGAATCAAGGCGGTGGGATTGTCCATGGGCCAGGTGATAGCAGCCATCGAAGACGCCAACCTCGACCTGCCGGCCGGTAAGATCGAGCAGGGCAGTTTCGAGGTGATGCTGAGGGCGCCGGCCGAGTTCACCCATATCGATCAGATCCGCAACACGGTCCTCGTACGGCGCGACGGCGCCTTCGTAACTTTGGGCCAGATCGCCGACGTGAAGGACACCTACGAGAAGCTGACCCGCCTCGTGCGCGTCAACGGCGGGCGCGGTCTGCGAGTGGCCATCCGCAAACAGGCCGAGGCCAATACGGTCGAGGTGGCCAAGCGTGTACTGGCCGAAATCGACGAGGCCAATCGGGCCTATCCCCAGATCCGCATCGTCCCGGTCAGCAACCAGGGCAATTTCATCGAGCGCTCCATCGCCAACGTCGCCCGTTCGGTGCTCTACGGCGGCGGGCTGGCCATCGCCGTGCTGCTCTTCTTTCTGCGCAACATCCGTAGTACCCTGGTGATATCCCTTTCCATCCCGATTTCAGTCGTCACCACCTTTGCCCTGATCTTTTTCGGCGGCCTGACCCTGAACCTGATGACCCTGGGCGGCCTGGCCCTGGGGGTGGGCATGATGGTCGACAGCAGCATCGTTGTGCTCGAAAACATCTTCCGCCGCTGCAGTGAACAGGGCGAGACACCCGTAGAAGGCGCGGTGGCCGGCACGATGGAGGTGGGGCCGGCCATCGTGGCCAGCACGATCACTACCCTGGTCATTTTCCTGCCGCTGGTGTTCGTGCGCGGGGTCACCGGCATCCTTTTCAAGGAACTGGCCTACGTGATCATCTTCGCGCTGCTCTGTTCGCTGGGCCTTGCTTTGACGCTGGTGCCCATGCTGGCATCCCGGCTGCTCACCGTGAGCGGGGCCTGCGCCATCGAGCCGGCCGCCCGCAGCAACCGCTGGATCGCCGCCGCCGATCGCATGACCGGCCTGCTTCAAACCACCTACCTGGGCGTCCTGCGCAAGGCATTGGACCACCGTCTGGCTACGGTGCTGATCGCCGCCGGGCTGTTCGGCGTCAGCTTTCTATTGCTACCGTTCATCGGCAGCGAGTTGCTGCCCCCCAGCGACGAGGGCGAGGTGTATGTCAAAGGCAAGATGGCCATTGGCACCCGGCTCGACCTGGTCGATCAACAGACCCGCATCATGGAGGGGGTCGTCGGCCCGGCCGTTCCCGAAACCGTGGCCTCGGTGGTCAACGTGGGCGCCTATGGGTGGCGGCCCGATGCGGGCGCGGAAGGGCAGATCAACCTGTCGCTGGTGCCGCAGGCCCGGCGCAAACGCACCAACATAGAGATCGCCGACGATCTGCGGTGCCGTTTGGAAGGCCAGATCCCCGGTATGGAGATTCGTGTGCGGGCGCCCCAGGGACAATTCATCCTTCAGCGACTCCTGGGCGGCGACGAAGGGTTGACCGTAGAGATCCGCGGTCACGACCTGGCCACCCTCGACGCCCTGGCCGCCCAGGCAGCCGCCTCCATCGTGGACGTACCCGGTGTCACGGATGTGCAGACCAGCCTCGAGGCGGGCATCCCCCAGCAGAAGATCTTCGTGAATCGCGACAAAATCGCCGACCTCGGGCTCAGCGTCCGCGACGTGACCGAACTCCTGCAGACCGCCGTGGCCGGTTCCAAGGCCGGCGAATACCGCACCGGCGGCGATTCGTACCGCATCCTGGTCCAGCTCAAGGATGCCGAGAAGCGTTCCCTGAACGAGATCTTAGATTTGACCCTGACCACGGCCGCGGGTGAAAAGGTTTCCCTCCGCAACCTGGTCAATGCCGAGGCGAGCCGGGGACCGATCCTCATCGACCGCAAGGACCAGCAGCGCCTGGTCACGGTCAGGGCCAACGTGGCCGGACGCGACGAAGGATCGGTGGCGCGCGACATACAGGCGCTGCTCGATTCGATTCCGCGCGCCGTGGGCTATGATCTGGCGGTGGCCGGGACCTTCGAAGAGCAACGCAAGGCATTTCGGGAGTTGATCGTTTCGCTTGTCCTGGCCCTGGTCCTGGTCTACATGGTACTGGCCTGCCAGTACGAATCCCTGCGCGATCCCCTGGTGGTCATGTTTTCCGTACCCCTGGCCGCCATCGGCGTTTTGGTGACCCTGTTCCTCACCGATACCACGCTCAACGTGCAATCCTACATCGGCTGCATCATGCTGGGCGGCATCGTGGTCAACAACGCGATCCTTCTGGTCGACCAGGCCGGCCGGCTGCTTCGCGACGGCATGGCGGTGCGCGACGCCCTGGTCGAGGCCGGCCGCCGGCGCCTGAGGCCGATTCTCATCACCACCCTGACCACCATCCTCGGCCTGATGCCCCTGGCATTGGGCATCGGCGAGGGTGCCGACGCCCAGGCACCGTTGGCCCGGGCGGTTGTCGGCGGCCTGGCCGCATCGACGTTGATCACCCTGGTGTTGATTCCCACGGTCTATTCCTTGTTCCATCGCGCCCCTGCGACTGCCCAAAGATCCTAA